A genomic segment from Spinacia oleracea cultivar Varoflay chromosome 3, BTI_SOV_V1, whole genome shotgun sequence encodes:
- the LOC110800400 gene encoding uncharacterized protein, with protein MSVSKLLRSRSNKEKQATHGTIEVETIKATLSTLQEDRQRQRVLKDRQNNSLYGEHEERQLVENNDNALEDQEGSNNIDETRNYDLEVQENNINSNMLRNHDEETLADKEGEENNFANKKKKKTYKTVTHRGPTRNLQMAKMRPGEKKKVDFNIKGQPIGVNRACLASYCGSLVRDPLNAPLQKLKVFSEISEENKEKM; from the exons ATGTCAGTTTCCAAGTTATTAAGATCAAGATCGAACAAGGAAAAACAAGCAACACATGGAACAATAGAAGTGGAAACAATTAAAGCAACCCTATCAACTTTACAAGAAG ACCGTCAACGACAAAGGGTGTTAAAGGATAGGCAAAACAATAGTCTCTATGGAG AGCATGAGGAGAGGCAACTTGTTGAGAACAATGATAATGCTTTAGAAGATCAAGAAGGCAGTAACAATATAGACGAGACAAGAAACTATGATTTAGAAGTTCAAGAAAATAATATCAATTCAAACATGTTGAGAAACCATGATGAGGAGACACTTGCTGACAAGGAGGGGGAAGAGAATAATTTTG CgaacaagaaaaagaagaaaacatacaAGACCGTCACTCATAGAGGTCCTACAAGAAATCTTCAAATGGCAAAAATGAGACCCGGTGAGAAGAAAAAAGTGGATTTCAACATAAAAGGCCAACCTATTGGTGTGAATAGAGCTTGTCTTGCAAGTTATTGTGGCTCCCTTGTTAGAGATCCTCTTAATGCCCCACTTCAAAAGTTGAAAGTATTTTCAGAAATTTCAGAAGAGAATAAGGAGAAGATGTAG